A single genomic interval of Alkalibacter saccharofermentans DSM 14828 harbors:
- a CDS encoding IS256 family transposase → MTQINVTLESEILHGLFTSNGKDDAFAKLLESILNQVLNAQVSEQIGADRYERSDDRLGYRNGFRMRSMTTRVGTIELQVPRLRDGNFSTTLFRQYQRSEQALVLAMMEMVINGVSTRKVSAITEELCGKQFSKSTISELCKNLDPVVDEFRNRKLDSKYPFIIVDALYTKVRENGRVRSKGLLLAIGVRDDGHREILGLCVADSESETSWSEFFESLKQRGLVDVDLIVSDNHGGLVNAIKKHFQGATWQRCQTHFSRNVLDKTPKRLQPEIKQCLTEIYNAPKLEIARSLRDEMLETYAQTAPKAMETLELGFDDVMAVMNLPKKYRKRLLTSNSIERLNQEIRRRERVIRIFPNEDSLIRLIGALLMEQDEKWTTGKKYLDMKEYHESRATQKSVVAA, encoded by the coding sequence ATGACTCAGATTAATGTTACCTTAGAATCCGAAATTTTGCACGGACTTTTCACTTCAAACGGCAAAGATGATGCATTTGCCAAGCTGCTAGAAAGCATCCTCAACCAGGTTTTAAATGCCCAGGTCAGCGAACAGATCGGTGCAGATCGTTATGAACGCTCTGATGATCGTTTGGGCTATCGCAACGGATTTCGTATGCGCAGCATGACTACTCGTGTTGGAACCATTGAATTACAAGTACCCAGACTTCGTGACGGTAATTTTTCAACCACATTGTTTCGCCAATATCAGCGTAGCGAGCAGGCTTTAGTGCTTGCCATGATGGAAATGGTCATAAACGGCGTATCCACCAGAAAAGTAAGTGCAATAACCGAGGAATTGTGCGGCAAACAGTTTTCCAAATCAACGATCTCAGAACTTTGCAAAAACCTGGATCCGGTGGTTGATGAATTCCGCAACCGGAAACTAGATAGCAAATATCCCTTTATTATAGTGGATGCCCTATACACCAAGGTTCGGGAAAATGGTCGTGTGCGCTCCAAGGGTTTACTCCTTGCAATTGGAGTTCGCGATGATGGCCATCGTGAAATTCTGGGCCTTTGTGTCGCAGATTCCGAATCGGAAACCAGCTGGAGCGAGTTCTTTGAATCACTAAAACAGCGAGGTCTTGTTGATGTTGACCTGATTGTTTCAGACAACCATGGGGGCCTTGTTAATGCAATCAAGAAGCACTTTCAAGGAGCAACCTGGCAAAGATGTCAGACCCATTTTTCTCGCAATGTTTTGGATAAAACCCCAAAACGCCTGCAACCAGAAATCAAGCAATGCCTTACCGAAATCTACAATGCACCCAAGCTTGAAATTGCCCGATCTCTTCGTGATGAAATGCTTGAAACCTATGCTCAGACAGCTCCTAAAGCCATGGAAACCCTAGAACTCGGGTTTGATGATGTGATGGCTGTCATGAATCTACCAAAGAAATATCGCAAGCGACTGCTCACCAGCAACAGTATTGAGCGGTTAAACCAGGAAATCCGTCGACGGGAACGTGTGATTCGAATCTTTCCCAATGAAGATTCGCTAATCCGTCTGATTGGTGCCCTGCTCATGGAGCAGGATGAAAAATGGACGACCGGCAAAAAG